The proteins below come from a single uncultured delta proteobacterium genomic window:
- a CDS encoding GCN5-related N-acetyltransferase, which produces MKDRAIRFVRPGDARDAAGILAIYAPFVRDTPVTFEYTVPSIEEFTKRIEGIASVYPYLVCERDGEILAYAYASRHMERAAYAWDVQTSVYAAPDARGTGVARALYASLFRLLEELGYCNAYAVIAVPNPRSERFHASFGFVPAGVHHKSGYKGGAWHDVAWMEKTLAPHADTPVPPRPVTALDAAARERLLSPGIR; this is translated from the coding sequence ATGAAAGACCGTGCCATACGGTTCGTCCGGCCCGGGGACGCCCGGGATGCCGCCGGAATCCTCGCCATATACGCGCCCTTTGTGCGCGATACGCCGGTAACCTTTGAATACACGGTGCCGTCTATCGAAGAATTTACCAAGCGGATTGAAGGCATCGCTTCCGTGTACCCCTACCTGGTTTGCGAACGGGACGGGGAGATTCTGGCCTATGCCTACGCCTCCCGCCATATGGAACGGGCCGCGTACGCCTGGGACGTGCAAACCTCGGTGTACGCCGCGCCGGACGCACGCGGCACGGGCGTGGCCCGTGCGCTGTACGCGAGCCTTTTCCGCCTGCTTGAGGAACTGGGATACTGCAACGCCTATGCGGTCATTGCGGTTCCCAACCCCAGGAGTGAGCGGTTTCACGCGTCGTTCGGGTTTGTCCCGGCGGGCGTGCACCATAAGTCCGGGTACAAGGGCGGGGCCTGGCACGACGTGGCCTGGATGGAAAAGACCCTTGCCCCGCACGCGGATACGCCCGTCCCACCGCGCCCCGTTACCGCGCTGGATGCGGCGGCGCGCGAGCGGCTGCTTTCTCCAGGCATAAGATAA
- a CDS encoding conserved hypothetical protein (Evidence 4 : Homologs of previously reported genes of unknown function) produces MHDIHDHDHDHTHGHSHEHGHEHSHAHGHHHGHHGHGVEHGHGHAGRKVLVLRPYTGVSGDIMVAGLARMLGADQAAIDAHIAAIGLRELEGSLTVVPHSLNEVGGWQCRVTLPHEHSHRTLADIAAIIEASALTDKAKGLAIKAFTIIAEAEGAVHGKEPAAVSFHEVGALDSILDVCLAAALFDALSPDLFVCGPLPVCDGTVRCAHGKLPVPAPAVMRLLHAIPVRGIASSGETLTPTGLGLLKAFDASFGTWPAMTIETEALVYGTRVFENVPNGAIFACGTGM; encoded by the coding sequence ATGCACGATATCCACGATCACGACCACGACCATACGCACGGCCACAGCCACGAGCACGGGCATGAACACTCGCACGCGCACGGCCATCATCACGGACACCACGGCCACGGCGTGGAACACGGGCACGGGCATGCCGGGCGGAAGGTCCTTGTGCTTCGCCCCTACACCGGCGTTTCCGGAGACATCATGGTCGCGGGACTCGCCCGCATGCTCGGCGCGGACCAGGCGGCCATTGACGCGCACATCGCGGCCATCGGCCTGCGCGAACTCGAGGGCAGCCTCACTGTCGTACCGCACTCGCTTAATGAAGTGGGCGGCTGGCAGTGCCGGGTTACCCTGCCGCACGAGCACAGCCACAGAACCCTGGCGGACATTGCCGCCATCATCGAGGCAAGCGCCCTGACGGACAAGGCCAAGGGCCTGGCAATAAAGGCTTTCACGATAATCGCCGAAGCCGAGGGCGCGGTCCACGGCAAGGAACCGGCCGCCGTATCCTTCCACGAAGTCGGCGCGCTGGACAGCATCCTGGACGTCTGCCTCGCCGCCGCGCTGTTTGACGCGCTCTCCCCGGATCTTTTCGTCTGCGGCCCCCTGCCCGTGTGCGACGGCACGGTGCGGTGCGCCCACGGCAAGCTTCCGGTGCCCGCCCCGGCCGTGATGCGCCTGCTCCACGCTATTCCCGTGCGCGGCATCGCTTCAAGCGGCGAAACCCTGACCCCCACCGGCCTCGGGCTGCTGAAAGCCTTTGACGCCTCCTTCGGCACCTGGCCCGCCATGACCATTGAAACGGAGGCCCTCGTCTACGGCACGCGGGTCTTTGAAAACGTCCCCAACGGCGCCATTTTCGCCTGCGGCACGGGGATGTAA
- a CDS encoding conserved hypothetical protein (Evidence 4 : Homologs of previously reported genes of unknown function), whose amino-acid sequence MAKDDITAFLGAGTIYNGKLSFVGSVRIDGQFTGEIKSEGTLILGKEAKVEGTINVCHLVLSGNLHGDVVVTGKTILHKTANLTGNLITRSLIIEEGAMLQGSICMDPAMDTKSAMGRQDMEDGLREVEIQ is encoded by the coding sequence ATGGCAAAAGATGACATCACAGCCTTCTTGGGAGCCGGTACCATCTATAACGGCAAACTCAGCTTTGTCGGTTCGGTCCGTATAGACGGCCAGTTCACCGGTGAGATCAAGTCCGAAGGCACCCTCATCCTCGGTAAGGAAGCCAAGGTCGAAGGGACGATCAACGTCTGCCATCTCGTGCTCTCCGGCAACCTGCACGGCGACGTGGTGGTCACGGGAAAAACCATCCTGCACAAAACCGCCAACCTTACCGGCAACCTGATAACCCGCTCCCTGATTATTGAGGAAGGCGCCATGCTCCAGGGAAGCATCTGCATGGACCCGGCCATGGACACCAAATCGGCCATGGGCAGACAGGATATGGAAGACGGGTTGCGCGAGGTCGAAATCCAGTAA
- the crcB gene encoding Protein CrcB homolog — MLQNILCISAGASIGAVMRWLLGLAFNAVLPLLPLGTLIANLTGGYLIGVMLGVVAFFPQFPDGARLFVITGFLGALTTFSTFSGEVVLLIQGRHIVAAVFLVGLHVLGSLAMTGLGIATVTLFARGH; from the coding sequence ATGCTGCAAAATATTTTATGCATCAGCGCGGGCGCGAGCATCGGGGCCGTGATGCGCTGGCTGCTCGGCTTGGCCTTCAATGCCGTGTTGCCCCTGTTGCCGCTTGGGACCCTTATCGCCAATCTGACCGGGGGGTATCTCATCGGCGTCATGCTCGGGGTCGTCGCATTTTTTCCCCAGTTCCCGGACGGCGCGCGGCTGTTCGTTATCACCGGCTTTCTCGGCGCGCTGACAACCTTTTCCACCTTTTCCGGCGAAGTGGTGCTCCTGATTCAGGGGCGGCACATTGTCGCCGCCGTTTTCCTGGTGGGGCTGCATGTGCTCGGCTCCCTCGCCATGACCGGGCTCGGCATCGCCACGGTCACGCTGTTCGCGCGAGGGCATTGA
- a CDS encoding Exopolysaccharide biosynthesis protein has product MTIRSFLSPGLILCLSDCFAVLASCAVAFTLRFVTGGIMPWQMYFGTLPWLAVFPLLYFMLTLYPGTFLRRQDELKRLSVATTVGFLCIVFFTFLTKEGQHFSRLALLLAWMTSLFAVPAARNFVRNRCRRFVWWAVPCVMFGNDGRIMELCDALSKARGLGVRPAVLVLDQNAPLPDLAPVLAPADTVMVERIPLADPEAATAALEAIAHRYAKAYAVVSFDSSNAGERQAWLDIIDHCFQRIILIPDMAVGGRVWHMAVSIGRLSGILMSQNLLDPRRMFLKRCMDCLLTLLAGIVAFPAMLVLAVAIRRDSPGPAFFKQQRIGRNGKHFSVYKFRTMAVNAAELLEKHLAENPEAREEWEKTQKLKNDPRITRVGHLLRKTSLDELPQILNVLRGEMSLVGPRPIVDNEIARYGKAYALYTRVRPGITGLWQVSGRNDLPYADRVWLDRHYVCNWSVWLDILIIARTVPEVLHCSGAY; this is encoded by the coding sequence GTGACGATACGCTCGTTTCTTTCGCCCGGCCTGATACTGTGCCTTTCGGACTGTTTCGCCGTTCTCGCGTCCTGCGCCGTCGCCTTCACCCTGCGGTTTGTCACGGGCGGCATCATGCCATGGCAAATGTACTTCGGCACGCTCCCCTGGCTTGCGGTTTTTCCGCTGCTCTATTTCATGCTCACGCTGTATCCGGGCACCTTCCTGCGCAGGCAGGACGAGCTCAAACGGCTGTCCGTGGCCACCACGGTCGGTTTTTTATGCATCGTCTTTTTCACCTTCCTGACCAAGGAAGGCCAGCATTTTTCCCGCCTGGCCCTGCTTCTCGCCTGGATGACAAGCCTCTTCGCCGTTCCCGCCGCCCGTAACTTCGTCCGCAACCGCTGCCGCCGCTTTGTCTGGTGGGCCGTGCCCTGCGTGATGTTCGGCAACGATGGCCGGATCATGGAACTGTGCGACGCCCTCAGCAAAGCCCGGGGGCTGGGCGTGCGCCCGGCGGTTCTGGTCCTTGACCAGAATGCGCCCCTGCCCGACCTCGCCCCTGTGCTCGCCCCGGCGGACACCGTCATGGTGGAGCGCATCCCCCTTGCCGACCCGGAGGCCGCAACCGCCGCCCTCGAGGCTATCGCCCACCGCTACGCCAAAGCGTACGCGGTCGTCAGCTTCGACTCCTCCAACGCCGGGGAGCGCCAGGCCTGGCTGGATATCATCGACCACTGCTTCCAGCGGATCATCCTCATCCCGGATATGGCCGTGGGCGGACGGGTATGGCATATGGCGGTTTCCATCGGCAGGCTTTCCGGCATCCTCATGAGCCAGAACCTGCTCGACCCGCGCCGGATGTTCCTCAAGCGCTGCATGGACTGCCTGCTGACGCTCCTGGCCGGCATCGTGGCGTTCCCGGCCATGCTCGTCCTTGCCGTCGCCATCCGCCGCGACAGCCCCGGTCCGGCGTTTTTCAAACAACAGCGCATCGGCCGGAACGGCAAACATTTCAGCGTGTATAAGTTCAGGACCATGGCCGTCAACGCCGCCGAACTTCTGGAAAAACACCTGGCGGAAAACCCCGAGGCGCGCGAGGAATGGGAAAAAACCCAGAAGTTGAAAAACGACCCGCGCATTACCAGGGTCGGCCATTTGCTTCGCAAGACCAGCCTGGACGAACTGCCCCAGATCCTCAACGTGCTCCGGGGCGAGATGAGCCTGGTCGGCCCCCGGCCCATTGTCGACAATGAAATAGCCCGGTACGGGAAAGCCTATGCGCTCTATACCCGCGTGCGGCCCGGCATAACCGGGTTGTGGCAGGTTTCCGGCAGAAACGATCTGCCCTACGCCGACAGGGTCTGGCTCGACCGCCATTACGTCTGCAACTGGTCCGTGTGGCTCGACATTCTGATTATCGCCCGGACCGTTCCCGAGGTTCTCCACTGTTCCGGCGCGTATTGA
- a CDS encoding putative Protein TolA (Evidence 3 : Function proposed based on presence of conserved amino acid motif, structural feature or limited homology) gives MRLLRPASFLLSLCLHAGVIAFALFMPQSEPPLVDLTAPVIDIGIYTIGKPGAAPKPQSAPSAPQAPAAPQTPAAPKPEPPKTSPPPPDPAKPTPVPTKPEPAPIPIPQPDQPKPEPPKPDPPKPEPAKPEPAKPEPAKPEPAKPATPDKPAGPDKPAGPSKPAQPQKSADDILRAALGDLKGQATDPDSKDPKGDGPGGSGGDGYGIVGSYMQSLVSRIRPNWEYAGRADRRNPTAMVRISLAKDGTILEAEIIQSSGDAAFDGSVLKAVRDTGKVEPPPRPDLMQVQVPFAYEAIKR, from the coding sequence GTGCGGTTATTGCGCCCGGCCAGTTTTCTTCTTTCCCTCTGCCTCCACGCGGGGGTCATCGCGTTCGCCCTTTTTATGCCGCAGAGCGAGCCGCCGCTTGTGGACCTGACGGCCCCGGTCATTGACATCGGCATTTACACCATCGGCAAGCCGGGCGCGGCTCCCAAACCGCAGTCGGCGCCGTCCGCCCCCCAGGCCCCGGCAGCGCCGCAGACGCCCGCCGCGCCCAAACCCGAACCGCCGAAAACCTCGCCGCCGCCGCCGGACCCGGCCAAACCCACGCCGGTTCCCACAAAGCCGGAACCGGCGCCCATTCCCATTCCGCAGCCGGACCAGCCCAAGCCCGAGCCGCCCAAGCCGGACCCGCCGAAACCCGAACCCGCGAAACCGGAGCCTGCCAAGCCGGAACCCGCGAAGCCGGAACCGGCCAAACCCGCAACTCCGGACAAGCCCGCCGGTCCGGATAAACCCGCCGGGCCTTCCAAGCCCGCGCAGCCGCAAAAGAGCGCGGACGATATTCTGCGCGCCGCGCTCGGCGACCTCAAAGGCCAGGCCACGGACCCGGACAGCAAGGACCCCAAAGGCGACGGCCCCGGCGGTTCCGGGGGGGACGGCTACGGCATCGTGGGGTCCTACATGCAGTCCCTGGTCTCCCGCATCCGGCCCAATTGGGAATACGCGGGCCGGGCAGACCGCAGGAACCCCACGGCCATGGTCCGCATCAGCCTCGCCAAGGACGGGACCATCCTGGAGGCGGAGATCATACAATCTTCCGGGGACGCCGCGTTTGACGGCTCCGTGCTGAAAGCCGTGCGCGACACCGGCAAGGTGGAGCCGCCGCCGAGGCCCGACCTCATGCAGGTGCAGGTGCCGTTCGCCTACGAAGCCATCAAGCGGTAG
- a CDS encoding Methylated-DNA/protein-cysteine methyltransferase (modular protein): MYMPMYMPMYMKDAQTAKAKKKAAPEKPGFFEQVHAVVARIPPGKVMTYGQIADVLNNVCSARYVGYAMRAAPDHKQLPCHRVVNRNGDLAPGGRFGGSENHRRMLEAEGVTFTPEGRINLDECLFNPWG, encoded by the coding sequence ATGTATATGCCCATGTATATGCCCATGTATATGAAAGACGCGCAAACCGCCAAGGCGAAAAAAAAGGCCGCCCCTGAAAAGCCGGGATTTTTCGAGCAGGTCCATGCCGTCGTCGCCCGCATCCCGCCCGGCAAAGTCATGACTTACGGGCAGATAGCCGACGTTTTGAACAACGTCTGCTCCGCCCGCTACGTGGGCTACGCCATGCGGGCCGCGCCGGACCACAAGCAGCTCCCTTGCCACCGCGTGGTGAACAGAAACGGGGACCTTGCTCCCGGCGGCAGGTTCGGCGGGAGCGAAAACCATCGCCGCATGCTGGAGGCCGAGGGCGTCACCTTCACGCCCGAGGGCCGTATCAATCTGGACGAGTGCCTCTTCAATCCGTGGGGGTGA
- a CDS encoding Beta-lactamase — translation MPFRLKCMIPALLPLLLCCPPAAAGPCWEAENIKPLEILFWNTPQKLCGYQNMEHLWSSNTVARNGAPVKPLIYGKGPDLKNSTMAFMQKNGVYGLLVMHKGAVIQEHYRGGCGGYDGGRWTSFSMAKSLTGLLVGAAVADGHIRSLDDRVAAYLPELAKGAYAEVTVRQLLTMTSGVAWNENYRDPASDVAKLADLADGAEHSFLAYMAARPRKAEPGTVFTYSTGEAGVIGHLVRRATGKSLAAYMSEKIWSKLGMERDAVWITDRSGAEVSGCCFSATLRDYARMGRFMLEGGVIDGKAVLPPGWMRETATASKPSRAQNRPYGYQMWVRENGAYQASGIFGQLIHVDPERELVIVMLSAWENAVGTVEQHQDRRAYIAAVKKALAARGGK, via the coding sequence ATGCCATTTCGCCTGAAATGTATGATCCCGGCCTTGCTGCCGCTCCTGCTCTGCTGCCCGCCCGCCGCCGCCGGGCCGTGCTGGGAGGCGGAAAACATCAAACCGCTGGAGATCCTGTTCTGGAACACGCCGCAAAAGCTGTGCGGATACCAGAACATGGAGCATCTCTGGTCCTCCAACACGGTCGCGCGGAACGGCGCGCCCGTGAAGCCCCTGATCTACGGCAAAGGCCCGGACCTCAAGAATTCGACCATGGCGTTCATGCAAAAGAACGGCGTGTACGGCCTGCTCGTCATGCACAAGGGCGCCGTCATCCAGGAGCATTATCGCGGCGGGTGCGGCGGCTACGACGGGGGACGCTGGACCTCCTTTTCCATGGCCAAGTCCCTGACCGGGCTGCTTGTGGGCGCGGCTGTCGCGGACGGGCATATCAGAAGCCTTGATGACCGCGTCGCGGCCTATCTCCCGGAACTTGCCAAGGGAGCGTACGCCGAGGTCACGGTCCGCCAGCTGCTGACCATGACCTCGGGCGTCGCCTGGAACGAAAATTACCGCGACCCCGCATCCGACGTGGCCAAGCTCGCGGATCTCGCGGACGGCGCGGAACATTCCTTCCTCGCCTACATGGCCGCGCGGCCGCGCAAGGCCGAACCCGGCACCGTGTTTACCTACAGCACCGGGGAGGCGGGCGTTATCGGCCATCTTGTGCGGCGCGCCACGGGCAAAAGCCTTGCCGCATACATGTCGGAAAAAATCTGGTCCAAACTGGGCATGGAACGGGACGCCGTCTGGATAACGGACAGGTCCGGCGCGGAGGTCAGCGGCTGCTGCTTCAGCGCGACCTTGCGGGATTACGCCCGGATGGGCCGGTTCATGCTGGAGGGCGGCGTCATTGACGGCAAGGCCGTGCTGCCTCCCGGGTGGATGCGGGAAACGGCGACGGCCAGCAAACCCTCGCGGGCGCAAAACCGGCCCTACGGGTACCAGATGTGGGTGCGGGAAAACGGCGCGTACCAGGCCAGCGGCATTTTCGGCCAACTCATCCACGTGGACCCGGAGCGGGAGCTCGTCATCGTCATGCTGAGCGCCTGGGAGAACGCCGTGGGCACGGTGGAACAGCACCAGGACCGCCGGGCGTATATCGCGGCGGTCAAAAAGGCCCTCGCCGCGCGCGGCGGAAAATAA
- the ybcI gene encoding Inner membrane protein YbcI: MPSVFTHPIPALALAAGLGRNVVPPRLAVVTVIAAVLPDLDVASFAFGVRYAENLGHRGLSHSLVFALAVAALAFLAAPLLRAGRITAFLAVLFAMLSHILLDAATTGGLGVAFFWPFDGTRYFLPWRPIAVSPFSPEAFLSEWGLRVILSELRWVWAPCFIFALSGITVRRSARLLGRNRLR, from the coding sequence ATGCCGAGCGTCTTCACCCACCCCATCCCCGCGCTGGCGCTGGCCGCCGGGCTTGGACGGAACGTCGTCCCGCCGCGTCTGGCCGTGGTTACCGTCATCGCCGCCGTGCTGCCGGATCTGGACGTGGCGTCCTTCGCCTTCGGGGTGCGGTATGCGGAAAACCTGGGGCACCGGGGGCTGTCCCACTCCCTTGTATTCGCCCTGGCTGTCGCGGCCCTGGCTTTTTTAGCCGCGCCCCTGCTGCGCGCCGGACGGATAACGGCCTTCCTGGCGGTTCTTTTCGCCATGCTGTCCCATATCCTCCTCGACGCCGCCACGACCGGCGGCCTTGGCGTGGCGTTCTTTTGGCCCTTTGACGGAACGCGGTATTTTCTCCCCTGGCGGCCCATCGCGGTATCCCCATTCAGCCCTGAGGCCTTTCTCTCCGAATGGGGCTTGCGCGTCATCCTTTCGGAACTGCGCTGGGTCTGGGCGCCCTGTTTCATTTTTGCCCTGTCGGGCATCACGGTGCGCCGGTCCGCGCGGCTTTTGGGCCGCAACCGGCTACGGTAA
- a CDS encoding Transcriptional regulator, MerR family — MSASKIGSRIRKFREAKEMTREQLAETAGLDPDFIRLLEEESVYPTIGPLQKIAHAMQIRLGTFMDDVSCKDPIITTKSKREADLVMHHSLGRMPSYKYYSLGKGKVDRNMEPFFIEIMPEPAEDIHLSSHQGEEFIVVHKGKLLVLYGNERSVLEPGDTVYYNSIVPHYVGAYGDEPCSIYATIYHPA; from the coding sequence ATGTCCGCATCAAAAATAGGTTCCCGTATCCGCAAGTTCCGCGAAGCGAAAGAAATGACCCGTGAACAACTGGCGGAAACCGCCGGCCTCGATCCCGACTTCATCCGCCTGCTGGAAGAAGAGAGCGTGTACCCCACCATCGGCCCCCTGCAGAAAATCGCCCACGCCATGCAGATCCGGCTCGGCACCTTCATGGACGACGTGAGCTGCAAGGACCCCATCATCACGACCAAGAGCAAGCGCGAGGCCGACCTGGTCATGCACCACAGCCTCGGCCGCATGCCGTCCTACAAGTATTACTCCCTGGGCAAGGGCAAGGTTGACCGCAACATGGAGCCCTTCTTCATCGAGATCATGCCCGAACCGGCGGAAGACATCCACCTCTCCAGCCACCAGGGCGAGGAATTCATCGTCGTGCACAAAGGGAAACTGCTGGTGCTCTACGGGAACGAGCGTTCCGTGCTGGAACCCGGCGACACGGTGTATTACAACTCCATCGTGCCCCATTACGTGGGCGCGTATGGCGACGAACCGTGTTCCATTTACGCGACCATTTATCACCCCGCATAA
- a CDS encoding conserved membrane hypothetical protein (Evidence 4 : Homologs of previously reported genes of unknown function), whose product MFDNPAAVALLKIALTFAFMLFAIKRNWHLWFVILAGAVLLGLLFGLSPLAIGKTAASCLTQPTTFTLFGVVFWIMLLSAIQGKTGQGRRLVAGLTPYMKSPRLRLAFFPALIGLLGVPGGAIFSCPMVRDVADGYDVPDRRLVIINYWFRHIWESAWPLYPGYLMACVVAEIAPSVLWRYTFPAVFINALLGWFFFLRTPVERLPGVPLQDAAKRPLPIVLLDALPVVVGIGLAPVISFLFSAAGLNAPSGAAFVLSFFLAAMTSLIQDKVPLSSLPSLMFKPHVGKMLALVLMVFVFKEIVIEANVAGAIAAATGKGALLVLALALPALMGSLTGIMLGFVGPALPLLMALIIQAGLYEERMCWVILALFAGHVGQMITPMHSCYLVTLEFFKVRLADTWPPVFRAALVYLALCCAYTAALYHFARPIFSRSM is encoded by the coding sequence ATGTTCGACAACCCGGCGGCCGTCGCCCTGCTGAAAATCGCCCTGACGTTCGCGTTCATGCTTTTTGCCATCAAGCGCAACTGGCACCTGTGGTTTGTCATCCTTGCCGGGGCCGTGCTGTTGGGCCTTCTGTTCGGCTTAAGCCCGCTGGCGATCGGCAAAACCGCCGCGAGTTGCCTGACCCAGCCCACCACCTTCACCCTGTTCGGGGTGGTTTTCTGGATCATGCTGTTGTCCGCGATCCAGGGAAAGACAGGCCAGGGCAGACGGTTGGTGGCCGGGCTTACCCCGTACATGAAGTCGCCGCGCCTTAGATTAGCGTTTTTCCCGGCCCTGATCGGGCTCCTCGGCGTTCCGGGCGGCGCCATCTTCTCCTGCCCCATGGTCCGCGACGTGGCGGACGGGTACGATGTTCCCGACCGCAGGCTCGTCATTATCAACTACTGGTTCCGCCACATATGGGAATCGGCCTGGCCGCTCTACCCCGGTTACCTCATGGCCTGCGTCGTGGCGGAGATAGCGCCCTCCGTTCTCTGGCGGTACACCTTCCCGGCGGTCTTCATCAACGCTCTCCTGGGCTGGTTCTTCTTTCTGCGCACCCCTGTCGAGCGCCTTCCCGGCGTGCCGCTGCAGGATGCGGCAAAAAGGCCGCTGCCCATCGTGCTGCTCGACGCGCTGCCCGTCGTCGTGGGCATCGGGCTCGCCCCGGTCATCAGTTTTCTCTTCAGCGCGGCGGGGCTCAACGCGCCCAGCGGCGCGGCCTTCGTGCTTTCCTTCTTCCTCGCGGCCATGACCTCGCTGATCCAGGACAAGGTGCCGCTCTCCAGCCTGCCCTCCCTGATGTTCAAGCCCCATGTCGGCAAAATGCTGGCCCTGGTCCTGATGGTCTTTGTTTTCAAGGAAATCGTGATCGAGGCAAACGTCGCGGGCGCGATCGCCGCCGCCACCGGCAAAGGCGCGCTCCTGGTGCTGGCGCTGGCCCTGCCCGCCCTCATGGGGAGCCTGACCGGCATTATGCTCGGCTTCGTCGGCCCGGCCCTCCCCCTTCTGATGGCGCTTATCATCCAGGCGGGCCTGTATGAGGAACGGATGTGCTGGGTCATCCTCGCCCTGTTTGCCGGACACGTCGGCCAGATGATTACCCCCATGCACAGCTGTTACCTTGTCACGCTGGAATTTTTCAAAGTCCGCCTCGCGGACACCTGGCCGCCCGTCTTCCGCGCGGCACTGGTGTACCTGGCGCTCTGCTGCGCCTACACCGCCGCCCTGTACCATTTTGCCAGGCCGATTTTTTCCCGAAGCATGTAA
- the yngI gene encoding putative acyl-CoA synthetase YngI (Evidence 3 : Function proposed based on presence of conserved amino acid motif, structural feature or limited homology) — translation MYIEPFVLREKTLGQLLDEAIQRAPDNDAVVYVDRDYRLTWKEFGGEVDTIAKGLMALGVQKGEKVAIWAPNVPFWVGLMFACARIGAILLTVNTSYRESEVEYLLSHSECENLVVVDGIRDHDYLQTVHKILPELRTQPRGEMNSPKLPHLRRVIFLGVEKHRGMYSIPEVKSLSVMITDKEYEDRKASISPHDVVNMQYTSGTTGFPKGVMLSHVNIGNCGYWVGYHQGFTPADRICVPVPLFHCFGCVLAVMAAVNWSTALVILETFNPVQVLTSIEVERCTALYGVPTMFIAVMDHKIFDRIDCSSLRTGIMAGSVCPEPLMRRAFEKMNLTEITSVYGLTESSPGMTQTHRDEPFIRRVTTVGRAMPGVEVIIADPETGKEVPRGQVGEVRCRGYNVMKGYYNMPEETARAITQEGWLCSGDLGTMDEEGYVVITGRIKDMIIRGGENVYPREIEEFLAGMDGVQDVQVVAVPSRKYGEEVGAFIIPKPGVEILPEDVRDFCRGKIAWHKVPRYVHMLKAYPLTGSGKIQKFKLREMAGELFPEAMAEKEDLKKVV, via the coding sequence ATGTATATCGAACCGTTCGTATTGCGAGAAAAAACCCTGGGCCAGCTGTTGGACGAGGCCATACAAAGAGCGCCGGACAACGATGCCGTTGTCTATGTGGACAGAGACTACAGGCTGACCTGGAAAGAGTTTGGAGGTGAAGTGGACACCATCGCCAAAGGCCTGATGGCGCTTGGCGTGCAGAAAGGGGAAAAGGTCGCCATCTGGGCGCCCAACGTGCCGTTCTGGGTGGGGCTCATGTTCGCCTGCGCCCGTATCGGCGCCATTCTGCTGACCGTGAACACCAGCTACCGCGAAAGTGAAGTGGAATACCTGCTCTCGCATTCCGAATGTGAAAACCTGGTCGTTGTGGACGGCATCCGCGACCACGACTATCTGCAGACCGTCCACAAGATTCTGCCCGAGCTGCGTACCCAGCCGCGCGGGGAGATGAACTCCCCCAAGCTGCCGCACTTGAGGCGCGTCATTTTCCTGGGGGTAGAGAAGCACCGCGGCATGTATTCCATCCCGGAAGTCAAAAGTCTTTCGGTCATGATTACCGATAAGGAATATGAGGACCGCAAGGCCTCCATCTCCCCCCACGACGTGGTGAACATGCAGTATACCTCCGGCACCACGGGCTTCCCCAAGGGCGTCATGCTGTCCCACGTAAACATCGGCAACTGCGGCTACTGGGTGGGCTACCACCAGGGCTTCACCCCGGCGGACAGGATCTGCGTGCCCGTGCCGCTGTTCCATTGCTTCGGCTGCGTGCTCGCGGTCATGGCGGCCGTCAACTGGAGCACGGCGCTCGTCATCCTGGAGACCTTCAACCCGGTCCAGGTTCTGACCTCCATTGAAGTGGAACGCTGCACCGCCCTGTACGGCGTGCCCACCATGTTCATCGCCGTCATGGACCACAAGATTTTCGACCGGATCGACTGCTCGTCCCTGCGGACGGGCATCATGGCCGGGTCCGTCTGCCCCGAGCCGCTGATGCGCCGGGCTTTCGAAAAGATGAACCTGACGGAAATCACCAGCGTGTACGGCCTGACCGAAAGCTCCCCCGGCATGACCCAGACCCACCGGGACGAGCCGTTCATCCGGCGGGTCACAACCGTGGGCCGGGCCATGCCGGGCGTTGAAGTCATCATCGCGGACCCGGAAACCGGCAAGGAAGTGCCCAGGGGCCAGGTAGGCGAGGTGCGCTGCCGCGGCTACAACGTCATGAAAGGCTACTACAACATGCCCGAGGAAACGGCCAGAGCCATCACGCAGGAGGGCTGGCTCTGCTCCGGCGACCTCGGCACCATGGATGAGGAAGGCTATGTGGTCATCACCGGCCGCATCAAGGACATGATTATCCGGGGCGGCGAGAACGTCTACCCGCGCGAGATCGAGGAATTTCTCGCGGGCATGGACGGCGTGCAGGACGTTCAGGTGGTGGCCGTGCCCAGCCGCAAGTACGGCGAGGAAGTGGGCGCGTTCATCATCCCCAAGCCGGGCGTGGAAATCCTGCCCGAGGACGTGCGCGACTTCTGCCGCGGCAAAATCGCCTGGCACAAGGTTCCCCGCTACGTGCACATGCTCAAGGCGTATCCCTTGACCGGCAGCGGCAAGATCCAGAAATTCAAGTTGCGTGAAATGGCCGGCGAACTTTTCCCGGAAGCCATGGCTGAGAAGGAAGATCTCAAAAAGGTCGTGTAA